A part of Capsicum annuum cultivar UCD-10X-F1 chromosome 6, UCD10Xv1.1, whole genome shotgun sequence genomic DNA contains:
- the LOC107874812 gene encoding deoxypodophyllotoxin synthase has translation MGSLTASPKLLIVDFKNEELRPGTTTWESTCKEIRHAFENHGCFIALYDKISPQLQKSIFQTNFQQLFELPLEKKILNTNEIPYHGYVGRSSFLPHHEAFGIDYATTTQGIQSFSNLMWPQGNDSFCESSLMFSKIVAELDKKVVRMLFESYGITKNCESYIESTRYLLRHVNYDIPKTKETSTVFPSHTDKTFTTILYPNQISGLEFQIRDGQWITLELPPSSFVVLAGEACRGWSNDRVLAPIHKVVLDINGSETRSTIGLFTFIKDDKIIEVAEELVDEEHQLKFKPFVHSDLIKFFATERGLRSQNLLKDYCGV, from the exons atGGGTTCTCTAACAGCTTCACCAAAACTACTAATAGTAGACttcaaaaatgaagaattaagGCCAGGCACAACTACTTGGGAATCTACATGTAAAGAAATTAGGCATGCCTTTGAAAACCATGGCTGTTTCATAGCACTTTATGATAAAATCTCACCCCAACttcaaaaatccatttttcaAACAAATTTCCAACAATTATTTGAACTCCCTTTAGAGAAAAAAATCCTAAACACAAATGAAATACCTTATCATGGCTATGTTGGCAGAAGTTCATTTTTACCTCATCATGAAGCCTTTGGTATTGATTATGCAACTACTACTCAAGGTATTCAAAGCTTCTCCAACCTCATGTGGCCTCAAGGAAATGACTCTTTCTG TGAGAGTTCGTTGATGTTTTCCAAGATTGTGGCAGAGTTGGATAAGAAGGTTGTAAGAATGTTGTTTGAGAGCTATGGAATAACGAAAAACTGTGAATCGTACATTGAATCAACAAGGTATCTCCTACGACACGTCAATTATGACATACCAAAGACGAAAGAAACTAGTACGGTTTTCCCTTCACATACTGATAAAACGTTCACTACCATACTTTATCCAAATCAAATTTCAGGCTTGGAATTTCAAATTAGAGATGGTCAATGGATAACCCTTGAGTTACCACCATCTTCTTTTGTAGTCCTAGCTGGTGAAGCATGCAGA ggTTGGAGCAATGATAGGGTTCTTGCTCCAATTCATAAGGTAGTTCTGGATATAAATGGGAGTGAAACAAGATCCACTATTGGATTATTTACTTTCATTAAGGATGATAAAATTATAGAAGTGGCAGAAGAATTAGTTGATGAAGAACATCAATTGAAGTTCAAGCCATTTGTTCATTCAGATTTGATCAAGTTCTTTGCCACAGAACGTGGTCTAAGATCACAGAATTTACTCAAAGATTATTGTGGCgtttga
- the LOC107876139 gene encoding probable 2-oxoglutarate-dependent dioxygenase AOP1 gives MGSENIKLPNIDFSHENLKPGTLVWNQVKSQVHKALVEYGCFEASFDKIPIHLRNSIFKSLQELFDLPLQTKLRNISKKPFHGYVGQYPAVPLYESMGIDDANIPDKVEKFIQILWPQGNPSFCKTIQSYSEKLSELDQTIRKMILESLGIEKYTDEHMSSTNYLLRVMKYKGPQSSETKLGLNSHTDKNIVTILYQNQVNGLEVLTKDGQWINVDPTPNTFIVMIGDSLYAWANGRLHSPYHRVMMKGNEARYSVGLFSIPKAGYMIKAPEELVDDEHPLLFKPFDHVEFLAFYYTEEGQRCASALNTYCGV, from the exons atgggTTCTGAAAATATCAAGCTTCCAAATATAGATTTTTCTCATGAAAACCTAAAGCCAGGAACACTTGTATGGAACCAAGTGAAAAGTCAAGTCCACAAAGCATTAGTAGAATATGGTTGTTTTGAAGCATCTTTTGATAAAATTCCAATACACCTTCGAAATTCCATTTTTAAATCCTTACAAGAGCTGTTTGATCTCCCGTTACAAACCAAACTTAGAAACATTTCGAAGAAACCATTCCATGGCTATGTTGGACAATATCCTGCAGTTCCACTCTATGAAAGCATGGGCATTGATGATGCTAACATCCCTGATAAAGTCGAAAAATTCATTCAAATTCTATGGCCTCAAGGAAATCCTTCTTTTTG CAAAACTATTCAGTCATACTCAGAGAAACTATCAGAGTTAGACCAAACAATAAGGAAGATGATTCTGGAGAGCTTAGGCATTGAAAAGTACACGGATGAGCATATGAGTTCGACCAACTACCTTCTTCGAGTCATGAAGTATAAAGGACCTCAAAGCAGTGAGACTAAACTAGGACTAAATTCTCACACTGACAAGAACATTGTTACTATATTGTACCAAAATCAGGTGAATGGTCTTGAAGTTTTGACAAAAGATGGACAATGGATCAATGTTGATCCTACGCCAAACACTTTCATTGTCATGATTGGAGACTCACTATAT GCATGGGCAAATGGTCGATTGCATTCACCATATCATAGAGTAATGATGAAAGGAAATGAAGCAAGGTACTCAGTTGGTTTGTTTTCAATACCTAAAGCAGGATACATGATAAAGGCACCAGAAGAGTTGGTAGATGATGAGCATCCTTTACTCTTTAAGCCTTTTGATCATGTTGAATTCCTTGCTTTCTACTACACTGAAGAAGGCCAAAGATGTGCATCTGCTCTGAATACCTATTGTGGTGTCTAA